A single genomic interval of Demequina sp. NBRC 110054 harbors:
- the rpsH gene encoding 30S ribosomal protein S8, with protein MTMTDPIADMLTRLRNANTAYHDTVSMPHSKLKANIAKILEAEGYIAGSAVEDAEVGKTLTLTLKYGNGRERALAGVRRISKPGLRVYAKSTNLPKVLGGLGVAILSTSSGLLTDREAEKKGVGGEVVAYVW; from the coding sequence ATGACTATGACTGACCCCATCGCAGACATGCTGACGCGTCTGCGCAACGCGAACACGGCGTACCACGACACCGTGTCGATGCCGCACTCGAAGCTCAAGGCGAACATCGCCAAGATCCTCGAGGCCGAGGGCTACATCGCCGGCTCCGCCGTCGAGGACGCCGAGGTCGGCAAGACGCTGACCCTGACCCTCAAGTACGGCAACGGCCGCGAGCGTGCACTCGCCGGCGTGCGCCGCATCTCGAAGCCGGGCCTCCGCGTGTACGCGAAGTCCACCAACCTGCCGAAGGTCCTCGGCGGGCTCGGCGTCGCGATCCTGTCCACCTCCTCCGGTCTGCTGACCGACCGCGAGGCCGAGAAGAAGGGCGTCGGCGGCGAGGTCGTCGCCTACGTCTGGTAA
- a CDS encoding type Z 30S ribosomal protein S14, which translates to MAKTALKNKAAGKQKFAVRAYTRCQKCGRPHSVYRKFGLCRVCFREMAHAGELPGITKSSW; encoded by the coding sequence ATGGCTAAGACCGCGCTGAAGAACAAGGCGGCCGGCAAGCAGAAGTTCGCCGTCCGCGCCTACACCCGGTGCCAGAAGTGCGGTCGTCCGCACTCGGTGTACCGCAAGTTCGGCCTGTGCCGCGTGTGCTTCCGTGAGATGGCGCACGCGGGCGAGCTGCCGGGTATCACCAAGAGCAGCTGGTAA
- the rplE gene encoding 50S ribosomal protein L5 encodes MAESTTTLPRLKEKYRGDIIAALREEFGYENINQVPGLTKVVVNMGVGEAAKDSKLIAGAIADLTAITGQKPQVTKARKSIAQFKLREGQEIGAHVTLRGDRMWEFLDRLISIALPRIRDFRGLSPKQFDGNGNYTFGLTEQSMFHEIDQDKIDRVRGMDITVVTTASTDAEGRSLLKQLGFPFKEK; translated from the coding sequence ATGGCCGAGTCGACCACCACGCTGCCGCGTCTCAAGGAGAAGTACCGCGGTGACATCATCGCGGCCCTCCGCGAGGAGTTCGGCTACGAGAACATCAACCAGGTTCCCGGCCTCACCAAGGTCGTCGTGAACATGGGTGTGGGCGAGGCCGCGAAGGACTCGAAGCTCATCGCCGGCGCGATCGCGGATCTCACCGCGATCACCGGCCAGAAGCCGCAGGTCACCAAGGCCCGCAAGTCCATCGCGCAGTTCAAGCTGCGTGAGGGCCAGGAGATCGGCGCGCACGTCACGCTGCGCGGCGACCGCATGTGGGAGTTCCTCGACCGCCTCATCTCGATCGCGCTTCCCCGTATCCGCGACTTCCGTGGCCTGAGCCCGAAGCAGTTCGACGGCAACGGCAACTACACCTTCGGTCTCACGGAGCAGTCGATGTTCCACGAGATCGACCAGGACAAGATCGACCGCGTGCGCGGCATGGACATCACTGTGGTGACCACCGCGTCGACCGACGCCGAGGGCCGCTCGCTGCTGAAGCAGCTGGGCTTCCCGTTCAAGGAGAAGTAA
- the rplX gene encoding 50S ribosomal protein L24 — MAKIKKGDLVVVIAGRDRGQQGRVLEVHTETDRVVVEGVQRVTKHIKPGTRRDNQQGGLVTVEAPIHISNVMLVDPETKQGTRVGFRTEEVERDGVTREVRVRVAKRSGKDV; from the coding sequence ATGGCGAAGATCAAGAAGGGCGACCTCGTGGTCGTCATCGCCGGACGCGACCGTGGCCAGCAGGGCCGCGTGCTCGAGGTCCACACCGAGACCGACCGCGTGGTCGTCGAGGGCGTCCAGCGTGTCACCAAGCACATCAAGCCGGGCACCCGTCGCGACAACCAGCAGGGCGGTCTCGTGACCGTCGAGGCTCCGATCCACATCTCGAACGTGATGCTCGTGGACCCGGAGACCAAGCAGGGCACTCGTGTGGGCTTCCGCACGGAAGAGGTCGAGCGTGACGGCGTGACGCGTGAGGTTCGTGTGCGCGTCGCCAAGCGTTCGGGGAAGGACGTCTGA